The following are from one region of the Alkalimarinus sediminis genome:
- a CDS encoding zinc-dependent peptidase, with product MTPGQFLGFVGVVVAVVIAIIKFRRWSFERTPFPPEWISVLSRNIPIYSRLPLALKNQLNRHVKYFLRDKRFYGCDGLVLNDEIRVTIAGQACLLLLNRPTNHYYKLHHILVYPSSFVAARTEQNESGVVSQKHTGLLGESWSQGKVILSWDDVMKGAKNFSDGHNVVLHEFAHQLDQESGSTNGAPLLGAQSSYQSWTRVLSDEFEQLQKQARSGYSSLIDQYGATNPAEFFAVVTETFFERPIQLRRRHPELFEEMKSFYAVDPSEWVE from the coding sequence TTGACTCCAGGTCAGTTTCTAGGGTTTGTTGGTGTGGTTGTCGCTGTAGTTATAGCGATTATAAAATTTAGACGTTGGTCTTTTGAACGAACGCCGTTTCCTCCTGAGTGGATAAGTGTGTTGAGTCGCAATATACCCATCTATTCTAGGTTGCCTCTTGCTTTAAAAAATCAATTAAATCGTCATGTTAAGTACTTTCTACGAGATAAGAGGTTTTATGGTTGCGATGGCTTGGTTTTAAACGATGAAATACGAGTAACAATTGCAGGGCAAGCTTGCTTGTTACTATTGAACAGGCCTACCAATCACTACTATAAGCTTCATCATATACTGGTTTATCCATCGTCGTTTGTGGCTGCAAGAACGGAGCAGAATGAGAGTGGCGTTGTGTCCCAGAAGCATACGGGTTTGTTAGGGGAGTCTTGGAGCCAGGGTAAGGTTATTCTTTCTTGGGACGACGTAATGAAAGGTGCCAAAAACTTTAGTGATGGGCATAACGTCGTATTGCATGAGTTTGCTCATCAGCTTGATCAAGAGTCAGGGTCAACAAATGGAGCACCGTTACTAGGTGCGCAATCGAGTTACCAGAGTTGGACTCGAGTGTTGTCAGATGAGTTTGAACAGCTGCAGAAGCAGGCGAGGTCCGGTTATAGTAGCTTGATTGATCAGTATGGCGCGACAAATCCCGCAGAGTTTTTTGCCGTGGTGACAGAAACGTTTTTTGAGAGGCCTATTCAATTACGCCGCCGTCACCCTGAGTTGTTTGAAGAGATGAAGTCGTTTTACGCAGTTGATCCATCTGAGTGGGTTGAGTAA
- a CDS encoding sn-glycerol-3-phosphate transporter, giving the protein MTRNSITQNLLPLLSIIVSIALLVPNASADWLEEGDQFYFQTSLYTVHYDPQDEHNNKQELINVEFQKASQWLGGLALFKNSFGQSSQFAYLGYNWTIPYTREFMYFKFVGGLMHGYDGQYKDKIPLNQAGIAPAVLPSIGVKYKRVHSEIALFGAAGAMWTIGFNFPISGEKE; this is encoded by the coding sequence ATGACGCGCAATTCGATTACACAAAACCTCCTACCACTTCTCAGCATCATAGTTTCAATCGCATTGCTTGTACCGAATGCGTCTGCAGATTGGCTAGAAGAAGGTGATCAGTTCTATTTTCAAACCAGCTTGTATACCGTTCATTATGATCCTCAAGATGAGCATAACAACAAGCAAGAGCTTATCAATGTCGAATTCCAAAAAGCATCACAATGGCTAGGTGGTCTGGCACTATTCAAAAACTCCTTCGGACAGAGCTCACAATTTGCCTATTTAGGTTATAACTGGACTATCCCCTATACCAGAGAGTTTATGTATTTTAAGTTCGTTGGAGGTCTTATGCATGGCTATGACGGCCAGTACAAGGATAAAATCCCGTTAAATCAGGCGGGTATAGCCCCTGCTGTTTTGCCCTCTATCGGTGTAAAGTACAAACGGGTTCATTCTGAAATAGCGCTTTTTGGTGCTGCAGGCGCAATGTGGACAATAGGCTTTAACTTCCCGATTAGCGGCGAAAAAGAGTAA
- a CDS encoding DNA polymerase II, which yields MTNGFVLTRQWKDNYSNGQPTLELRLWIHTPIGPRLVINNQQEAIFFIESRYHQRASQQLDKIPHRARPLELTSFDQQPVTAFYFPSSKDMREAQRRLTQLGITTLEADIKPPDRYLMERFITGPVTFDADPNTPLINTPLRPTEFTPQFKVVSFDIETSFNGDHLFSIALYGEDKQAVLMLGSGPLTEQCTYFASETDLMFGFLQWIEDYDPDILIGWNCINFDLRFLERKCEALGISFNLGRHREKIEWRTSGNNEEQEAEEDKHYFVLVPGRAVLDGIDTLRSATYHFESFSLENVGRELLGRGKLIHDPDDRGDEIIRLFNEDKPALAAYNLEDCKLVWEIFEKTELIDFAIERARLTGLALDRIGGSVAAFENLYLPRLHRQGYVAPNLPVDPQGVGSPGGYVMDSTPGLYDHVIVLDFKSLYPSIIRSFKIDPYGLTEADAVWHSDDEHTPEPLKDISQYSPGYRGAFFKKEKSILPKLIEHLWHARDTAKEHQNKALSQAIKIIMNSFYGVMGTPGCRFFDPRLPSSITLRGHDIMNQTRTLIEAQGFEVIYGDTDSIFVWIKRPVSNREADNIGQHLATHVNQWWKSHLETEYQLDCALELEYENHYSKFLMPTMRGSKQGTKKRYAGLIRYSTEAEPLLDDTSPNDNTSYKLVFKGLENVRTDWTPLAREFQKSLYERIFLGLPYTDFILQTVKEIRAGQHDKKLLFRKRLRRKLADYQKNIPPHVQAARKADEWLLQQGKRARYQNRGWIEYAYTIRGPEPIECLTSPLDYDIYLDRQIGPIVDGIVTFLGQSFSEIISDQIPLL from the coding sequence ATCACTAATGGCTTTGTACTCACCCGACAATGGAAAGATAATTATAGTAACGGGCAACCTACGCTAGAGCTAAGATTGTGGATTCACACCCCAATAGGCCCTCGCTTAGTTATCAACAATCAGCAAGAAGCGATTTTCTTTATTGAGTCGCGCTACCACCAGCGCGCGTCACAGCAACTTGATAAAATCCCCCACAGAGCACGCCCACTAGAACTAACATCATTTGACCAACAGCCAGTCACCGCCTTTTACTTTCCTTCTTCAAAAGACATGAGAGAAGCCCAAAGGCGGTTAACCCAACTAGGTATAACCACGCTAGAAGCGGATATTAAACCACCTGATCGCTATCTTATGGAAAGGTTTATTACCGGCCCGGTTACCTTTGATGCTGATCCCAATACACCTTTGATAAACACACCACTTAGACCAACTGAATTTACCCCCCAGTTTAAAGTGGTGTCGTTTGATATTGAAACCTCATTTAATGGTGATCACCTCTTTTCGATTGCACTGTACGGTGAAGATAAGCAAGCAGTACTCATGCTGGGCAGCGGTCCTCTTACAGAACAGTGCACCTACTTTGCATCAGAAACAGACTTAATGTTCGGTTTTTTGCAGTGGATTGAAGATTACGACCCCGATATATTAATCGGCTGGAATTGCATAAACTTTGACCTCCGTTTTCTCGAACGCAAATGTGAAGCTCTCGGCATTTCCTTTAATCTCGGCCGACATCGAGAGAAAATCGAATGGCGAACCAGCGGAAACAACGAAGAGCAAGAAGCCGAAGAAGATAAACACTATTTTGTATTGGTGCCAGGAAGAGCGGTTCTGGATGGCATCGACACACTTCGTTCTGCGACCTATCACTTCGAAAGCTTTTCATTAGAAAATGTAGGCCGAGAGCTGTTAGGGCGCGGCAAGCTCATTCATGATCCAGACGACCGTGGTGATGAAATCATTCGCCTGTTTAATGAAGATAAACCTGCCTTAGCGGCCTACAACCTCGAAGACTGTAAACTGGTTTGGGAGATCTTCGAAAAAACAGAACTAATCGATTTTGCTATCGAACGAGCCAGATTAACCGGTTTAGCATTAGACCGCATTGGTGGCTCTGTCGCCGCCTTTGAAAACCTTTACTTGCCTCGACTGCACCGACAGGGCTACGTAGCACCCAACCTCCCCGTAGACCCACAAGGTGTTGGCAGCCCTGGCGGGTACGTTATGGATTCAACACCTGGCTTATATGACCATGTGATTGTGTTGGACTTCAAAAGCCTATACCCCAGTATTATTCGTTCATTCAAAATTGACCCTTATGGGCTCACCGAAGCAGACGCTGTATGGCATTCTGATGACGAACATACACCCGAGCCACTAAAAGATATCAGTCAATACTCTCCCGGCTACAGAGGCGCATTCTTTAAAAAAGAAAAGAGTATTCTCCCTAAGCTGATCGAGCATCTTTGGCACGCACGAGATACCGCAAAAGAACACCAGAACAAAGCACTATCACAAGCCATTAAAATCATAATGAATTCATTCTACGGCGTAATGGGCACACCGGGCTGTCGTTTCTTCGACCCTCGCCTTCCGAGCTCTATAACGCTGCGCGGTCATGACATTATGAACCAGACACGCACATTGATAGAGGCACAAGGGTTTGAGGTTATCTATGGGGATACCGACTCAATATTTGTATGGATTAAGCGTCCAGTTTCGAATCGTGAAGCAGATAATATCGGTCAGCACTTAGCCACCCATGTTAATCAATGGTGGAAGTCTCACTTAGAAACAGAATATCAGCTCGATTGCGCACTTGAACTCGAGTACGAAAACCATTATTCAAAGTTTCTAATGCCGACCATGCGTGGTTCAAAACAAGGCACCAAAAAGCGATACGCAGGTTTGATACGATACTCGACAGAAGCAGAGCCACTTTTAGATGATACGTCCCCCAATGACAACACCTCGTATAAGCTAGTCTTTAAGGGGCTTGAGAATGTTCGTACCGACTGGACGCCACTGGCAAGGGAGTTCCAAAAATCACTGTATGAGCGGATTTTTTTAGGTTTGCCCTACACCGATTTTATATTGCAAACAGTAAAAGAGATTCGGGCTGGACAGCATGACAAGAAGCTGCTGTTCCGCAAACGGTTACGCCGCAAATTAGCGGACTACCAGAAAAATATTCCACCACATGTACAAGCCGCCCGAAAGGCGGATGAGTGGCTGCTGCAGCAAGGCAAGCGCGCACGTTACCAAAACCGAGGTTGGATAGAGTACGCATACACGATTAGAGGCCCTGAACCTATCGAATGTCTGACGTCCCCACTAGACTATGATATCTACTTAGACCGTCAAATCGGACCAATAGTCGATGGAATTGTTACGTTTCTGGGGCAATCCTTTTCTGAGATCATTAGTGATCAGATACCGTTGCTATAG
- a CDS encoding LemA family protein, translated as MKKIFSSSSIYLVVAAILSFAAFTLLTNGFKEIEQIRQLERIPEISINAVLEGEVSIKGEVEVLESTVDSRYTSTPSVYYRFLHEEERTDSDGDSYWATVFEEEQSVDFTITDNTASIDISVAENSLHPILWSMPSSTRKTIGDNRYTEWRIEPGQQIYAVGYAVQDDSSIALSFLPEGLYTPMLSKYGPDYERQQMGKSGIFFIWIGLVALAFAVLCIVIAFNIHRVLAYLSMLTVALTLVLIQLGTLMLSKDIQASVARFYTQYEVVQRAFDAVKIPQQSQSIPLSSPVNYRDYKEYGVDEYTIERLSALKLNLALYQAQLDRQLSEFPDNLIGWSMGLDTHQKTLALHETEQERLVQKLNGINSTSVSDPFVKWIPVIAFMGMFIGSYVGFRKIRFKRFIESIPTSKVSGVVYGLAEIKAQIKCVNEDSYLTTPITGKKSVWYYYKKEEKRKSGKNEKWVTLTEERKSVPFIASDYTGEMKIIADNAEVITKHKKVTREGRYRYTEQYLKPNETLYVIGSAKIDPEEHNQLLIGYGDKSEPFILSNLSERQVMLKKARNGMMFLNMAFSALLLGVLLMFANSGSLSPDSFLISALTAPLFMMVLMIILHYNDIIFLRQRVERNIANIKVTLQKRYDLLPNLEKSVKQYLAHEESLLRQLSELRSRYNPDNTKANNNDQPLSKNVRLIIEQYPELKSHQPILQLMQSATDIEDELAVMKNGYLDGVEIYNSRIESFPDLLLTKLFRFKEHRPLSWDG; from the coding sequence ATGAAAAAGATATTCTCATCATCGTCGATTTATCTTGTTGTTGCCGCTATTCTTAGCTTCGCAGCATTCACCCTACTTACAAACGGGTTCAAAGAGATAGAGCAAATCAGGCAATTGGAACGTATCCCTGAGATTTCAATCAATGCGGTCTTAGAGGGTGAAGTCAGCATAAAAGGAGAGGTTGAGGTACTGGAGTCGACGGTTGATAGTCGATACACCTCCACCCCGTCAGTTTACTATCGATTTCTACATGAAGAAGAAAGAACCGACTCTGATGGCGATAGCTATTGGGCGACAGTCTTTGAAGAAGAACAATCCGTAGACTTTACGATTACAGACAATACAGCTTCTATAGACATATCAGTCGCAGAAAATAGTTTGCACCCTATTCTATGGTCTATGCCATCATCCACACGTAAAACCATTGGTGACAATCGATATACAGAGTGGCGCATCGAACCCGGCCAGCAAATTTATGCGGTTGGTTATGCAGTACAAGATGACAGCTCTATCGCGCTCTCATTTCTACCGGAGGGGTTATACACCCCGATGCTATCCAAGTATGGCCCCGATTATGAACGACAACAAATGGGTAAAAGTGGCATCTTTTTTATCTGGATAGGGCTGGTAGCACTTGCTTTTGCTGTACTGTGTATAGTGATAGCGTTTAATATTCACCGGGTTTTAGCCTACTTATCGATGTTAACGGTAGCACTCACCTTAGTACTGATTCAGCTAGGCACGCTAATGTTGAGCAAAGACATACAAGCTAGTGTCGCACGCTTTTATACTCAATATGAGGTCGTTCAAAGAGCATTTGATGCCGTTAAAATACCACAACAGAGTCAAAGCATACCCCTTAGTAGCCCTGTTAATTACCGTGACTATAAAGAGTATGGCGTTGATGAATATACAATTGAACGCTTATCGGCCCTAAAACTAAACCTCGCACTATATCAAGCGCAACTAGACCGCCAGCTTAGTGAATTCCCCGATAATCTTATAGGCTGGTCTATGGGTCTGGACACGCACCAAAAAACGTTAGCGTTGCACGAAACAGAGCAAGAACGGTTAGTGCAAAAACTAAATGGCATTAACAGCACTTCCGTTTCAGACCCCTTTGTTAAATGGATACCTGTTATAGCATTTATGGGTATGTTTATCGGAAGTTATGTCGGATTTCGTAAAATACGTTTTAAGCGTTTTATAGAAAGCATACCCACATCAAAGGTGTCGGGTGTCGTTTATGGTTTAGCTGAAATTAAGGCTCAAATAAAGTGTGTCAACGAAGACTCTTATCTAACAACACCTATCACAGGCAAAAAGTCTGTTTGGTACTACTATAAAAAAGAAGAAAAACGAAAGAGCGGCAAAAACGAAAAGTGGGTCACCTTAACAGAAGAGCGGAAATCCGTACCGTTTATTGCGTCCGACTACACGGGCGAGATGAAAATCATCGCAGACAATGCAGAAGTCATCACTAAGCACAAAAAAGTGACCCGAGAAGGACGCTACCGTTATACAGAGCAGTACCTAAAACCCAATGAAACCCTGTATGTCATAGGCTCAGCAAAAATAGACCCAGAAGAGCACAACCAGCTACTAATCGGCTATGGTGATAAATCGGAACCCTTTATTCTAAGTAATCTATCAGAACGTCAAGTAATGCTGAAAAAGGCACGCAATGGCATGATGTTCCTCAATATGGCCTTTAGTGCATTACTGTTAGGGGTTCTGTTAATGTTTGCCAACAGTGGGAGTCTTAGTCCAGACAGCTTTCTGATATCAGCATTAACGGCACCTCTATTTATGATGGTATTGATGATTATTCTACACTACAACGACATCATTTTTCTGCGTCAGCGAGTGGAGCGCAATATAGCGAATATTAAGGTCACACTGCAAAAACGATACGACCTGCTACCCAACCTAGAAAAATCGGTCAAGCAATACCTTGCTCACGAAGAGTCGTTATTACGCCAGTTATCAGAACTCAGAAGTCGCTACAATCCAGACAACACAAAAGCGAACAATAACGACCAACCGCTATCCAAAAACGTACGGCTAATCATCGAACAGTACCCAGAACTTAAAAGCCACCAACCTATCCTACAGCTCATGCAATCCGCCACAGACATTGAAGATGAGCTAGCAGTGATGAAGAATGGCTATCTCGATGGCGTTGAAATCTACAACAGCAGAATAGAGAGCTTTCCAGACCTGCTATTGACCAAATTATTTAGGTTCAAAGAACACCGACCTTTGTCGTGGGATGGTTAA
- a CDS encoding EAL domain-containing protein, protein MTLFHSLRSVLALLLFFAWQVCVADSPIITITPSSTIQSQFEYIEDPTGQAKIEDVKATSENEWHLVTNGVANFGMTKNPYWLRLSVNNQTPSSLNLIAALEYSQLDDVVFYVFEGDEQTHTFTTGDAHPFYPREVDHPNMLLRFSLEAEQTKTLYIRVQTNGSMILPLQIWRENIYFAVAAQEQKLHFFYYGCLTVIVLINLAVFLTLREKLYLYYSMAIAGYLLFFTSILGYSFQHFYPHSPTIHSRALLVSMPLLAFFSVLFCREFLKTASHSPKLDAALRAMLYFEVFNFFASLLLGYNTAVMISAISAFCFFSILFVAGPIAWMSGSRAGVFFTIAWSPLTIGVLATAGRSLGFFPENFLTQYAMQIGSGLEAFILTLALADRLYHEREEKIQAQSDSLRKEKARHEAHSKLTDAMLHDPITQLPNRNQFEWMVNQQIKRDPNGHYIVGVARITRINEINRTLGLTRSERLLHRVAKQMIELAAHLSSVHSVFDEFGREERVYQLSGDCFGILINAQTVDDQFEEIDKQLKLLSEPILLDGLAIELHPKFGGASYPAHGDNAALLIRNAHVGMEIAPHARLEVGLYSPEYDIYSESRLTLMSDLKEALHQNQTQLYYQPKVSLIDDEVIGIEALIRWHHPERGWVYPNDFIPLAEETGVITQLTRWAFEQGIRDLAPLLKDHPKLGVSINISARDLDADELSDLICSSLTRHKVNAEHLTIELTETAVMQDPKNGLIILKKLADTGLHVSIDDFGSGYSSLSYLKQLPAKEIKLDRSLIMDICSNESSRIIVETTINMAHSLGYKLVGEGVEDEQTISLLKQMGCDSIQGYWLCRPIPLPELTQWLQDHYATLEK, encoded by the coding sequence GTGACCCTATTTCATTCCTTACGATCTGTATTAGCATTGTTGCTATTTTTTGCTTGGCAGGTATGTGTAGCCGACTCACCGATCATTACCATTACGCCGTCTAGCACTATTCAATCTCAGTTTGAATACATTGAAGACCCTACCGGACAAGCTAAAATCGAAGACGTAAAAGCCACATCTGAAAATGAGTGGCATCTCGTTACCAACGGGGTGGCAAACTTCGGTATGACTAAGAATCCCTACTGGCTGAGGCTATCGGTAAACAACCAGACACCTTCTAGCCTGAATCTGATTGCTGCACTTGAGTACTCTCAGTTAGATGATGTTGTGTTTTACGTATTCGAAGGGGACGAGCAAACCCATACATTCACAACCGGAGACGCCCACCCATTCTACCCTAGAGAGGTAGACCATCCTAATATGCTGTTGCGCTTTAGCTTAGAAGCAGAACAGACAAAAACACTCTATATTCGAGTTCAAACTAATGGATCCATGATTCTGCCTTTGCAAATATGGCGCGAGAATATCTATTTTGCCGTTGCAGCCCAAGAGCAAAAGCTTCACTTTTTCTATTATGGATGTTTAACCGTCATCGTTTTAATTAACTTAGCTGTTTTTTTAACATTACGAGAGAAGTTATACCTCTATTATTCGATGGCCATTGCGGGCTATCTATTATTTTTTACATCAATACTCGGGTATAGCTTCCAACATTTCTATCCGCACTCCCCCACTATTCACAGTCGCGCGTTACTGGTCTCGATGCCGTTACTGGCATTCTTTTCGGTACTATTTTGTCGTGAGTTTTTAAAAACAGCATCCCACAGCCCCAAACTCGATGCGGCTCTGAGAGCGATGCTATATTTTGAAGTATTTAATTTTTTCGCCTCGTTATTATTGGGCTATAACACGGCTGTTATGATCTCAGCGATTTCAGCATTCTGCTTCTTCTCCATCCTGTTTGTGGCAGGACCAATTGCCTGGATGTCCGGCTCACGTGCAGGAGTTTTCTTTACCATTGCATGGTCTCCATTGACGATAGGCGTATTGGCAACGGCAGGAAGGTCACTTGGGTTCTTTCCTGAAAACTTTTTAACTCAGTATGCCATGCAGATAGGTTCGGGCTTAGAAGCGTTTATTCTCACGTTGGCACTTGCAGACCGCCTTTACCATGAACGGGAAGAGAAGATTCAGGCTCAATCAGATAGTTTGCGCAAAGAAAAGGCACGCCACGAAGCTCATAGCAAGCTAACCGATGCCATGTTGCATGACCCTATCACACAGCTCCCTAACCGAAACCAGTTTGAGTGGATGGTGAACCAGCAAATCAAACGCGACCCCAATGGTCACTATATTGTAGGGGTTGCCCGAATCACTCGTATCAATGAGATCAACAGAACGCTCGGCCTCACTCGCAGCGAACGTCTGCTTCATCGTGTAGCAAAGCAAATGATTGAACTAGCAGCACACCTATCTAGCGTTCATAGCGTATTCGATGAATTTGGCCGTGAAGAACGAGTCTATCAACTATCTGGAGACTGCTTTGGCATCTTAATTAACGCGCAGACAGTGGACGACCAGTTTGAGGAAATCGATAAACAACTTAAACTCCTATCAGAGCCCATCTTATTAGATGGTTTAGCCATCGAACTGCACCCAAAATTTGGAGGGGCAAGCTACCCTGCTCATGGAGACAACGCGGCTCTGCTCATTCGCAATGCCCATGTAGGTATGGAGATTGCTCCTCACGCTAGACTAGAGGTTGGCCTCTATTCTCCTGAGTATGACATATACAGTGAGAGTCGACTGACATTAATGTCTGACCTAAAAGAGGCATTACACCAGAATCAAACTCAGCTCTACTACCAACCCAAAGTCAGTCTGATTGATGACGAGGTCATTGGTATCGAAGCACTGATTCGTTGGCACCACCCTGAAAGAGGCTGGGTCTATCCAAATGATTTTATTCCGCTAGCCGAGGAGACAGGCGTAATCACTCAATTAACCCGTTGGGCATTTGAACAGGGTATTAGGGATCTGGCACCGTTACTCAAAGATCATCCTAAACTAGGAGTGTCGATCAATATTTCTGCTCGCGATCTCGATGCTGATGAACTGAGTGACCTAATCTGTTCAAGCTTAACGCGTCATAAGGTTAATGCCGAGCATCTCACCATAGAGTTGACGGAAACAGCAGTGATGCAAGACCCTAAAAACGGTTTAATCATCCTAAAAAAACTTGCGGACACAGGTCTGCATGTTTCAATAGATGACTTTGGTAGCGGCTATTCTTCACTCTCCTACCTCAAACAACTACCCGCAAAAGAGATCAAGTTAGATAGATCTTTGATAATGGATATATGTAGTAACGAGAGCTCCAGAATTATTGTGGAAACCACTATTAATATGGCACATAGTTTAGGTTACAAACTGGTTGGAGAGGGGGTTGAAGATGAGCAGACGATAAGCCTACTAAAACAGATGGGCTGCGACTCAATTCAGGGCTACTGGCTCTGCCGCCCTATTCCGCTCCCTGAACTAACCCAATGGCTACAAGATCACTATGCTACGCTAGAGAAATAA
- a CDS encoding VF530 family DNA-binding protein, producing the protein MYEQPNDPLHGVTLEQIVNRLVEYFGWDELGQLINIRCFNHDPSVKSSLKFLRKTPWARKKVEELYISKHKNMSLWQGRDV; encoded by the coding sequence ATGTATGAACAACCCAATGACCCGCTTCATGGCGTTACGTTAGAACAGATTGTCAATCGGTTGGTTGAGTATTTTGGCTGGGATGAGTTGGGGCAACTGATTAATATCCGCTGTTTTAATCATGATCCATCTGTTAAGTCGAGTTTGAAATTTTTGCGCAAGACTCCTTGGGCACGCAAAAAAGTAGAAGAGCTTTATATCTCAAAGCATAAAAATATGTCTTTATGGCAGGGGCGTGATGTTTGA
- a CDS encoding CPXCG motif-containing cysteine-rich protein has product MNMLETVSELCPLCGEPIELVIDCSVVEQQYTEDCQVCCAPMLISVVVDEQGLPAVSLTAENG; this is encoded by the coding sequence ATGAATATGCTGGAAACGGTGTCGGAGCTTTGCCCCTTGTGTGGCGAACCAATTGAATTGGTCATCGACTGTAGTGTGGTTGAACAGCAATATACGGAAGATTGCCAGGTTTGCTGCGCACCCATGCTCATCTCTGTTGTGGTTGATGAGCAAGGGCTGCCTGCAGTATCGCTAACAGCCGAGAATGGCTAA
- a CDS encoding ABC-F family ATPase yields the protein MISTANITMQFGVKPLFENVSVKFGEGNRYGLIGANGCGKSTFMKILGGDLEPTSGNVMTDPNERIGKLRQDQFAFEEFTVIDTVIMGHNELWNVKQERDRIYSLPEMSEEDGIKVAELEVEFAEMDGYTAESRAGELLLGVGIPLEQHNGPMSEIAPGWKLRVLLAQALFSAPDIMLLDEPTNNLDINTIRWLEGVLNERNCTMIIISHDRHFLNSVCTHMADLDYGELRLYPGNYDEYMTASTQARERLLSDNAKKKAQIAELKGFVSRFSANASKAKQATSRAKQIDKIKLEEVKPSSRVNPFIRFEQEKKLHRLALEANGLKKSYDGVTLFQNLKLMVEVGEKIAIIGPNGIGKTTLLKSLLGDVALDEGSVKWSENAVFGSYAQDHAADFEEDKNLFDWMAQWGQEGDDEQVIRGTLGRLLFSQDDIKKSVKIISGGEQGRMLFGKMMLQRPNILLMDEPTNHLDMESIESLNSALEEYPGTLLFVSHDREFVSSLATRIIELTPDGIVDFNGNYEDYLKSQGVV from the coding sequence TTGATATCTACAGCTAATATCACCATGCAATTTGGGGTGAAACCTCTTTTCGAAAACGTATCTGTAAAATTCGGCGAAGGCAATCGATATGGTCTGATTGGCGCAAACGGGTGCGGAAAATCAACCTTCATGAAGATTTTAGGGGGCGACCTAGAGCCGACGTCTGGTAATGTTATGACCGACCCTAATGAGCGAATTGGTAAATTGCGACAAGACCAGTTTGCGTTTGAGGAGTTTACGGTTATCGACACGGTTATTATGGGCCACAATGAGCTGTGGAACGTAAAGCAGGAGCGTGATCGCATTTACTCACTGCCAGAAATGTCAGAAGAAGATGGGATTAAAGTCGCAGAGCTGGAAGTAGAGTTTGCCGAAATGGATGGTTATACCGCTGAATCCAGAGCTGGGGAGTTGTTATTGGGCGTAGGTATTCCACTCGAGCAGCATAACGGCCCAATGAGTGAAATCGCACCAGGCTGGAAGCTGCGAGTGTTGTTGGCGCAAGCGCTATTTTCAGCACCAGATATCATGTTACTGGATGAGCCTACCAACAACCTCGATATTAATACCATTCGCTGGTTAGAGGGTGTGTTGAACGAGCGTAACTGTACGATGATTATTATCTCGCACGATAGACACTTCTTGAACAGTGTGTGCACTCACATGGCTGATTTGGATTATGGTGAGCTACGTTTGTACCCAGGTAATTATGATGAGTACATGACGGCGTCAACCCAGGCTCGTGAACGTTTACTTTCAGACAATGCCAAGAAAAAGGCTCAGATTGCAGAACTAAAAGGGTTTGTGAGTCGCTTCTCAGCTAACGCCTCTAAGGCCAAGCAGGCAACCTCTCGAGCCAAGCAAATTGATAAGATTAAGTTGGAAGAGGTTAAACCTTCTAGCCGAGTGAATCCGTTCATTCGTTTTGAACAAGAGAAAAAGCTTCACCGTTTAGCTCTTGAGGCTAACGGGCTTAAAAAGAGTTATGACGGCGTGACACTTTTCCAGAACCTCAAGCTAATGGTTGAAGTGGGTGAAAAGATTGCGATCATTGGCCCCAACGGTATTGGTAAAACAACGCTGCTTAAATCTCTACTAGGTGATGTGGCGTTAGATGAAGGCTCTGTAAAATGGTCAGAAAATGCAGTTTTTGGTAGTTATGCCCAAGACCATGCCGCAGATTTTGAAGAAGACAAAAACCTGTTCGACTGGATGGCTCAGTGGGGGCAAGAAGGGGATGACGAACAGGTTATTCGAGGTACATTAGGGCGTTTGTTATTCTCTCAAGATGACATCAAAAAGTCGGTTAAGATTATTTCAGGTGGAGAGCAAGGGCGTATGCTATTCGGCAAAATGATGCTGCAAAGACCCAATATCTTGCTGATGGATGAGCCTACTAACCACTTGGATATGGAGTCTATCGAATCACTGAACAGTGCTTTGGAAGAGTATCCGGGTACGTTGCTGTTTGTCAGCCATGACCGAGAGTTTGTCTCTTCTTTGGCGACTCGTATTATCGAGTTGACACCTGACGGAATCGTAGACTTTAATGGTAACTATGAAGATTACCTTAAAAGCCAGGGTGTCGTTTAA